In Desulfovibrio oxyclinae DSM 11498, a single window of DNA contains:
- a CDS encoding energy-coupling factor ABC transporter ATP-binding protein: MSQPICELFEIRQQYCGRDVLDIPYLSLEQGSITGLSGPNGCGKSTLLRIMAQLESPAIGTVLLNGERTDAASTPGHRDVTLLLQEPFLLKQSVYSNVAFGLRARGMENEKERVYEALRLVGLDPVAFCHRKWYELSGGEAQRVALAARLAFRPALLLLDEPTASLDEASAATIREAALSARSRFGTTLVIVSHDMKWLHAVSDTVICMERGSIVKQKTTQGENA; this comes from the coding sequence ATGAGCCAGCCCATCTGCGAACTTTTCGAAATACGTCAGCAGTACTGCGGACGCGACGTGCTGGACATCCCCTACCTCAGCCTTGAGCAGGGAAGCATCACAGGCCTAAGCGGCCCGAACGGATGCGGCAAGTCCACCCTGCTACGGATCATGGCCCAGCTTGAATCTCCGGCCATCGGCACGGTCCTCTTGAACGGTGAGCGCACCGATGCCGCCTCCACCCCCGGCCACCGCGACGTGACGCTTCTGCTTCAGGAGCCGTTTCTGCTCAAGCAGAGCGTCTATTCCAACGTCGCCTTCGGACTCAGGGCGCGGGGCATGGAAAACGAAAAAGAACGGGTTTACGAGGCATTGCGACTCGTTGGGCTCGACCCCGTCGCATTCTGTCACCGGAAGTGGTATGAACTCTCCGGCGGAGAGGCGCAGCGCGTGGCGCTGGCGGCCCGACTGGCATTCCGTCCGGCCCTGCTGCTTCTGGACGAACCGACGGCGAGCCTTGACGAAGCCAGTGCGGCGACCATCCGCGAAGCCGCGCTTTCGGCAAGATCTCGCTTCGGCACCACGCTGGTCATCGTCAGCCACGACATGAAATGGCTGCACGCGGTGAGCGACACCGTCATCTGCATGGAGCGCGGCAGCATCGTGAAACAGAAGACCACACAGGGAGAAAACGCATGA
- a CDS encoding ABC transporter permease: MDYLLNGFIRAFGLLFGGDPETFSAIWTTVAVSTLSIVACLAAGIPLGFLLGHNDFRGKKALRTVVDTLLSFPTVVIGLVVYAFLSNRGPLGDLELLFTIPGIAIGQFMLGMPIVVAMTANAVESQDRRLKPTLITLGASKRQMLTATILETRYSLMLAAVAAYGRIVSEVGISMMVGGNIKWHTRTITTAIALETGKGEFDTGIALGMVLLAVAFAVNIGVSMLKRRAGQ, encoded by the coding sequence ATGGACTACCTGCTGAACGGGTTTATCAGAGCTTTCGGGCTGCTTTTCGGGGGCGATCCCGAGACATTTTCCGCTATCTGGACCACTGTTGCAGTGTCCACGCTTTCCATCGTCGCATGTCTTGCCGCAGGCATTCCGCTGGGATTTCTGCTCGGTCACAACGACTTTCGCGGCAAGAAGGCACTTCGCACCGTCGTGGACACCCTGCTCTCGTTTCCCACCGTGGTCATCGGGCTGGTGGTCTACGCCTTTCTTTCGAACCGGGGCCCGCTGGGCGATCTGGAGCTGCTGTTCACCATCCCCGGCATCGCCATCGGCCAATTCATGCTGGGTATGCCCATCGTGGTCGCCATGACGGCCAACGCGGTCGAATCGCAGGACAGAAGGCTCAAGCCGACCCTCATCACCCTCGGCGCCAGTAAGCGCCAGATGCTCACCGCCACCATTCTGGAAACGCGATACAGCCTCATGCTCGCCGCTGTTGCAGCCTACGGGCGCATCGTCTCGGAAGTTGGGATTTCCATGATGGTCGGCGGCAACATCAAGTGGCACACGCGCACCATCACCACCGCCATCGCGCTGGAAACCGGCAAGGGTGAATTCGATACCGGCATTGCACTGGGCATGGTGCTTCTGGCCGTAGCGTTCGCAGTAAACATCGGCGTCTCCATGCTCAAGCGGAGGGCCGGACAATGA
- a CDS encoding substrate-binding domain-containing protein gives MKSLKIALVCLMLTAFMAGSAFAESLMMATTTSTANTGLLDELIAPKFQKDTGIELKFVAVGTGKALKMADNCDVDIVLVHAPAAEQKYVDSGALVDRKELMYNDFVIIGPEADPAGIKGMSVVDAMQAIAKDKAEFASRGDDSGTNKKEISLWKAADMAVPDKQDWYIQTGQGMLPTITVATEKGAYTMTDRGTFIKFSANHDGNPPLKVLVEGDKVLFNQYSALAVNPEKCKKAEYKLATKFIEWMASPDVQKAIGDFRLLGKKLFIPNAK, from the coding sequence GTGAAATCCCTGAAAATCGCCCTTGTCTGCCTGATGCTGACCGCCTTCATGGCCGGTTCAGCCTTTGCGGAAAGCCTGATGATGGCCACCACCACCAGCACTGCAAACACCGGCCTGCTGGACGAGCTTATCGCTCCCAAATTCCAGAAGGACACCGGCATCGAGCTCAAGTTCGTGGCCGTGGGCACCGGCAAGGCGCTGAAGATGGCCGACAACTGCGACGTGGATATCGTTCTGGTGCACGCCCCGGCAGCCGAGCAGAAGTACGTCGATTCCGGCGCCCTCGTGGACCGCAAGGAACTGATGTACAACGACTTCGTTATCATCGGCCCCGAAGCCGACCCCGCAGGCATCAAGGGCATGAGCGTGGTAGACGCCATGCAGGCCATTGCCAAGGACAAGGCAGAGTTTGCCTCCCGCGGTGACGACTCCGGCACCAACAAGAAGGAAATTTCCCTGTGGAAGGCCGCCGACATGGCCGTTCCCGACAAGCAGGACTGGTACATCCAGACCGGTCAGGGTATGCTGCCCACCATCACTGTTGCCACCGAGAAGGGCGCCTACACCATGACCGACCGCGGCACCTTCATCAAGTTCAGCGCCAACCACGACGGCAACCCGCCGCTGAAGGTTCTGGTGGAAGGCGACAAAGTGCTCTTCAACCAGTACAGCGCGCTGGCCGTGAACCCCGAGAAGTGCAAGAAGGCCGAGTACAAGCTCGCCACCAAGTTCATCGAATGGATGGCTTCCCCCGATGTGCAGAAGGCCATCGGCGACTTCCGCCTGCTCGGCAAGAAGCTCTTCATCCCCAACGCCAAATAA
- a CDS encoding winged helix-turn-helix domain-containing protein, which yields MSAKRSNPTLRLRVWIEEDQELYIGIGSTLLLRKIDELGSLKRAAEELGMSYRRAWGRLKKTEKRVGTKLVTKTPGQGQRFGLSDEGRTLMERFTAFYADVEQYARMRASEVMGEEVLPSHEFGLDDTE from the coding sequence ATGAGCGCCAAGCGATCGAACCCAACGCTTCGACTTCGTGTCTGGATTGAAGAGGACCAGGAACTTTACATCGGCATCGGCAGCACGTTGCTGTTGAGGAAAATCGATGAACTCGGCTCGCTCAAGCGGGCGGCCGAAGAACTGGGCATGAGTTATCGCCGTGCCTGGGGACGCCTCAAGAAGACCGAGAAGCGCGTTGGGACGAAGCTGGTGACCAAGACTCCCGGCCAGGGGCAGCGGTTCGGACTTTCGGATGAGGGTCGGACCCTCATGGAACGTTTCACGGCCTTTTACGCGGACGTGGAGCAGTACGCCCGGATGCGGGCGTCGGAAGTCATGGGAGAAGAGGTTCTGCCGAGCCACGAGTTCGGCCTTGACGACACTGAATGA
- a CDS encoding HesA/MoeB/ThiF family protein: MDEGAALEVLRSGAVEDDTPDGRAPVVSHDVISRIALHFKAAGWQIEALALENGIYPRRYLRSMNGIGRSEQVGMLRGRVSQVGLGGLGGLMVETLARSGVGRIRAVDGDVFEESNLNRQALSGMNVLGRPKAEAAVERCRSINPSVELSAEAAFLDRAGFLKLLEDCDVAVDALGGLRDRPALQEAASERGVPLVTGALAGWTGYVGVVMPGQLGPGDIMGSDDSAEDSLGCPAPTVNLVSSIMAREVMRILTGKESPLAGTMLIIDMNGPTFETVSL; the protein is encoded by the coding sequence ATGGACGAGGGTGCCGCTCTGGAGGTGCTGCGGTCAGGTGCGGTCGAAGACGACACGCCTGACGGCAGGGCGCCGGTTGTTTCGCATGACGTGATTTCTCGCATTGCGCTGCATTTCAAGGCTGCCGGTTGGCAAATAGAGGCGCTTGCCCTTGAGAATGGCATTTATCCCCGACGATATCTACGCAGCATGAACGGCATTGGCCGCTCGGAGCAAGTCGGTATGCTCCGCGGCAGGGTTTCGCAGGTGGGTCTCGGCGGGCTTGGCGGACTCATGGTGGAAACGTTGGCGCGCTCAGGTGTCGGGCGCATTCGTGCGGTGGACGGCGATGTATTTGAGGAATCCAACCTCAACCGGCAGGCGCTCTCCGGGATGAACGTGCTGGGCAGGCCCAAGGCCGAAGCTGCTGTCGAACGATGCCGCAGCATCAACCCTTCGGTGGAACTCAGCGCGGAGGCGGCGTTTCTGGATCGTGCCGGTTTCTTGAAGTTGCTCGAAGACTGCGATGTGGCCGTGGACGCTCTGGGCGGACTCAGGGACCGTCCGGCGTTGCAGGAGGCGGCTTCGGAGCGGGGAGTTCCGCTTGTTACAGGCGCTTTGGCGGGCTGGACCGGATACGTGGGCGTGGTCATGCCGGGCCAGCTTGGTCCAGGGGACATCATGGGAAGCGACGACTCCGCCGAGGACAGCCTTGGTTGTCCGGCTCCCACGGTGAATCTCGTTTCTTCGATCATGGCCCGTGAGGTCATGCGCATTCTGACCGGAAAGGAATCTCCGCTCGCCGGCACGATGCTCATCATCGACATGAACGGCCCCACCTTCGAGACCGTATCCCTCTAG
- a CDS encoding MoaD/ThiS family protein yields the protein MKIQVKCFATLASRLPDNSDDFPIEAGETVASVMKRLDIGEDEVHLIFVNSARAGLDTELKDGDRLGLFPAVGGG from the coding sequence ATGAAAATACAGGTAAAATGTTTTGCGACGTTGGCAAGTCGTTTGCCGGATAATTCGGATGATTTTCCTATTGAGGCAGGCGAAACGGTTGCATCTGTCATGAAGCGTCTGGACATCGGCGAAGACGAGGTTCATCTGATATTCGTGAACAGTGCCCGTGCCGGGCTGGACACGGAACTCAAGGACGGGGACCGCCTCGGATTGTTCCCGGCTGTAGGTGGTGGTTGA
- a CDS encoding flagellar basal body protein, whose product MAIDTAASAISAASTAQQVNANNLANVNTDEFKASSTVFEENRNGGVQVSDIRKDNSQGPMVAGTEGPNTNVAREMVGLMRNEHMVGANATVVRAQEEMTGHILNMIA is encoded by the coding sequence ATGGCTATCGATACTGCAGCATCGGCCATCTCTGCGGCCTCCACCGCACAGCAGGTCAATGCAAACAACCTCGCCAACGTCAATACGGACGAATTCAAGGCCTCCTCAACCGTTTTCGAAGAAAACCGAAACGGCGGAGTGCAGGTGTCCGACATCCGCAAAGACAACTCCCAAGGCCCCATGGTCGCCGGCACCGAAGGCCCCAATACCAATGTAGCACGCGAAATGGTGGGACTCATGCGCAACGAACACATGGTCGGAGCCAACGCAACCGTCGTTCGAGCCCAAGAAGAAATGACCGGCCATATTCTCAATATGATCGCCTGA